From the Clavibacter phaseoli genome, one window contains:
- a CDS encoding VOC family protein, which produces MGRILGIGGLLFRADDPVALTAWYRDVLGLDLDAQGVWQQEAGPTVVAAAARTAPPSRAPEQRLMLDLRVSDLDGLVARLAAAGAEVAPGIEDMPGVGRFSWVTDPEGSRIELWEPS; this is translated from the coding sequence ATGGGACGCATCCTCGGCATCGGCGGTCTGCTCTTCCGCGCGGACGACCCCGTCGCGCTCACCGCGTGGTACCGGGACGTGCTCGGGCTCGACCTCGACGCGCAGGGCGTGTGGCAGCAGGAGGCCGGCCCCACCGTCGTCGCGGCCGCGGCGCGCACGGCGCCGCCGTCGCGGGCGCCGGAGCAGCGGCTGATGCTGGACCTCCGCGTGAGCGACCTGGACGGCCTCGTCGCGCGCCTCGCCGCGGCCGGCGCGGAGGTCGCGCCCGGCATCGAGGACATGCCCGGCGTCGGACGCTTCTCCTGGGTGACGGATCCCGAGGGCTCCCGGATCGAGCTGTGGGAGCCGAGCTGA
- a CDS encoding Ltp family lipoprotein — MTAPEQPGYPSPDPHQPTPTGPYGPPTPAGTATMPPPPPPYGVRPKGLAVAALVVGIVAFLTGLAPFFGLIAGAAAVVLGILALRRAQSKGMAITGLSLGAVGAVTSLVVTLVFAAALGTAGSSTGTAGVVESSAEAEALPTPTPEATEPVAEETTAAAAPAAPAVPAESATALIKAETYANGLDMSKAGLYDQLTSEYGEQFTPEAAQYAVDNVQADWNANALAKAKTYREMAAMSPAAIRDQLTSEYGEKFTAEEADYAIAHLDD; from the coding sequence ATGACCGCACCCGAGCAGCCGGGATACCCGTCCCCGGACCCGCACCAGCCCACGCCTACCGGCCCCTACGGGCCGCCCACCCCCGCCGGCACGGCCACCATGCCGCCGCCGCCGCCGCCCTACGGCGTCCGCCCGAAGGGCCTCGCTGTCGCCGCGCTGGTCGTCGGCATAGTCGCCTTCCTCACGGGTCTCGCCCCGTTCTTCGGGCTGATCGCGGGAGCGGCGGCCGTGGTGCTCGGGATCCTCGCCCTCCGTCGCGCCCAGAGCAAGGGCATGGCGATCACCGGCCTGTCGCTCGGCGCCGTCGGGGCCGTCACCTCGTTGGTCGTGACCCTCGTGTTCGCCGCGGCGCTCGGCACTGCGGGCAGCTCCACGGGCACCGCCGGGGTCGTCGAGTCGTCCGCCGAGGCCGAGGCGCTGCCGACCCCGACGCCCGAGGCGACCGAACCCGTCGCCGAGGAGACGACCGCAGCCGCCGCGCCCGCGGCACCCGCCGTCCCAGCCGAGAGCGCGACCGCGCTCATCAAGGCGGAGACCTACGCGAACGGCCTCGACATGAGCAAGGCCGGCCTGTACGACCAGCTCACGAGCGAGTACGGCGAGCAGTTCACGCCGGAGGCCGCGCAGTACGCCGTGGACAACGTCCAGGCCGACTGGAACGCCAACGCGCTCGCGAAGGCGAAGACGTATCGGGAGATGGCGGCGATGTCGCCCGCCGCGATCCGGGACCAGCTCACGAGCGAGTACGGCGAGAAGTTCACCGCGGAGGAGGCGGACTACGCCATCGCGCACCTCGACGACTGA
- a CDS encoding SDR family oxidoreductase gives MTENRETPVRTSAPAASPRSDGTGRTALVVGATGISGSALVDQLTAEGWDVLALSRRAGADRPGVRWISADLRSADDLRRVLAPEKPTHVFFTAWSRQATEQENIDVNGGMVRDLLAALDGAPVEHAALVTGLKHYLGPFEAYGQGNMPDTPFHEEEERLDAPNFYYAQEDELFAAAARQGFTWSVHRSHTVIGHAVGNQMNMGLTLAVYGSLCRDLGLPFVFPGSETQWNGLTDVTDATVLADQMVWASTAEAGRDEAFNVVNGDVFRWRWMWPRLAVFFGVEPVGFQDAPRPLEQQMAGYEDDWARIAREAGLAESDLNRIASWWHTDADLGRDIEVVTDISKSRLAGFHTHHRTLDSFLGLFERYRAEELIPR, from the coding sequence ATGACCGAGAACCGAGAGACCCCCGTCCGCACGTCCGCCCCCGCCGCATCCCCCCGCTCCGACGGCACCGGCCGCACGGCCCTCGTCGTCGGCGCGACCGGCATCAGCGGATCGGCGCTGGTCGACCAGCTCACCGCCGAGGGCTGGGACGTGCTCGCCCTCAGCCGCCGCGCCGGGGCCGACCGCCCGGGCGTCCGCTGGATCAGCGCCGACCTGCGCTCCGCCGACGACCTCCGCCGCGTCCTCGCGCCCGAGAAGCCCACGCACGTGTTCTTCACGGCGTGGTCGCGCCAGGCCACCGAGCAGGAGAACATCGACGTCAACGGCGGCATGGTGCGCGACCTGCTCGCCGCCCTCGACGGCGCGCCCGTCGAGCACGCCGCGCTCGTCACCGGCCTCAAGCACTACCTCGGCCCGTTCGAGGCGTACGGCCAGGGCAACATGCCCGACACCCCCTTCCACGAGGAGGAGGAGCGCCTCGACGCCCCCAACTTCTACTACGCGCAGGAGGACGAGCTCTTCGCCGCCGCCGCGCGCCAGGGCTTCACGTGGTCGGTGCACCGCTCGCACACCGTCATCGGGCACGCGGTCGGCAACCAGATGAACATGGGCCTGACCCTCGCGGTCTACGGATCCCTCTGCCGCGACCTCGGCCTGCCGTTCGTCTTCCCGGGCAGCGAGACCCAGTGGAACGGTCTCACGGACGTCACCGACGCGACCGTCCTCGCCGACCAGATGGTGTGGGCGTCCACCGCCGAGGCGGGCCGCGACGAGGCGTTCAACGTCGTCAACGGCGACGTCTTCCGCTGGCGCTGGATGTGGCCGCGCCTCGCCGTCTTCTTCGGCGTCGAGCCCGTCGGGTTCCAGGACGCGCCGCGTCCGCTCGAGCAGCAGATGGCCGGCTACGAGGACGACTGGGCGCGCATCGCGCGCGAGGCCGGTCTCGCCGAGTCCGATCTGAACCGCATCGCCTCCTGGTGGCACACCGACGCCGACCTCGGCCGGGACATCGAGGTCGTCACCGACATCAGCAAGAGCCGGCTCGCCGGGTTCCACACGCACCACCGCACCCTCGACAGCTTCCTCGGGCTGTTCGAGCGCTACCGCGCGGAGGAGCTCATCCCGCGCTGA
- a CDS encoding alpha/beta hydrolase, which translates to MSALLDRTPHVLQPGADTGPVILGLHGTGADERQGLELARLLAPGQPVLAPRGSVREGSAARWFRRHAEGVFDVDDVVARAAELADLVAEARSAYALGDREILAVGFSNGANMALATTLLHPSALPETIAFSARWPLGDREPAADLSGTRITLLNGDADAMAPLVDVERTVREALARGADVTSHVRPGGHGLDARDLDAARARLRTG; encoded by the coding sequence GTGAGCGCGCTCCTCGACCGCACGCCTCACGTGCTCCAGCCGGGCGCCGACACCGGCCCCGTGATCCTCGGCCTCCACGGCACGGGCGCCGACGAGCGGCAGGGCCTCGAGCTCGCGCGGCTCCTGGCGCCCGGGCAGCCCGTGCTGGCGCCGCGCGGGAGCGTGCGCGAGGGATCCGCGGCCCGCTGGTTCCGCCGGCACGCCGAGGGCGTCTTCGACGTCGACGACGTGGTCGCGCGCGCGGCCGAGCTCGCCGACCTGGTCGCCGAGGCCCGGTCGGCCTACGCTCTGGGGGACCGGGAGATCCTCGCTGTCGGGTTCTCGAACGGGGCGAACATGGCGCTGGCGACCACGCTGCTGCACCCGTCCGCGCTGCCCGAGACGATCGCCTTCTCCGCGCGCTGGCCGCTCGGCGACCGGGAGCCCGCGGCCGACCTGTCGGGCACGCGGATCACGCTGCTAAACGGCGACGCGGACGCCATGGCGCCGCTCGTCGACGTGGAGCGGACGGTGCGCGAGGCGCTGGCCCGCGGCGCCGATGTCACCTCCCACGTGCGACCGGGCGGGCACGGGCTCGACGCGAGGGACCTCGACGCGGCCCGCGCGCGTCTCCGCACCGGCTGA
- a CDS encoding iron chaperone, protein MTDSGFSKDERDAMKQRARELREEAKAQKAADKQAAALQGVLDAFAAMPPEERAIAEWLHGIVLEHAPDLAPKTWYGFPAYADADGKPVVFFQPGSKFGTRYSTLGFQDPAQLDEGTMWPTSYALTAVDPANEERVAELVRRAVGG, encoded by the coding sequence ATGACCGACAGCGGTTTCTCCAAGGACGAGCGCGACGCGATGAAGCAGCGCGCCCGCGAGCTGCGCGAGGAGGCGAAGGCGCAGAAGGCCGCCGACAAGCAGGCCGCCGCGCTGCAGGGCGTGCTCGACGCGTTCGCCGCGATGCCGCCCGAGGAGCGCGCGATCGCCGAGTGGCTGCACGGCATCGTGCTCGAGCACGCGCCCGACCTCGCGCCCAAGACCTGGTACGGCTTCCCGGCCTACGCGGACGCCGACGGCAAGCCGGTCGTGTTCTTCCAGCCGGGCTCGAAGTTCGGCACGCGGTACTCGACGCTCGGCTTCCAGGATCCGGCGCAGCTCGACGAGGGCACGATGTGGCCGACCTCCTACGCGCTGACCGCGGTGGATCCCGCGAACGAGGAGCGCGTTGCGGAGCTGGTGCGGCGGGCCGTCGGCGGCTGA
- a CDS encoding DUF418 domain-containing protein, producing the protein MTPLPASPAPVPSAGPTSAAERSLAPDLLRGIALLGIALANSVYFIAGRPTGPLGRPSDGTALDHVADALVGTLVDNRAFPLFTMLFAYGFAVILRRQAAAGVDGPRAQRLLLRRSLWLMVFGALHVVLLFEGDILLSYGILGLALAATYRASDRAFRVLVWAPAIVFLVVAGADGLTGDDGSGSLLGGDGTFLGDLASRAVALTALVVATPVTVGALVPLAAIGILLGRRRVLEDPAAHVPLLRRLALVGMPVSVLGALPLVLATVGAIDADPVALYLLGVLHGATGVGGALGLLGLVGWAVAARARLGDPAPGPVLRALVAVGRRSMTCYLLQSALFAILLEPWSLALGVGAGTARIALIAIGVWLVTVAVAVALERAGRAGPAEWAIRRLAYGRPAAGPAAPAQPVSAG; encoded by the coding sequence GTGACCCCGCTCCCCGCATCCCCCGCGCCCGTCCCCTCCGCCGGCCCGACGTCCGCGGCGGAGCGCAGCCTCGCGCCCGACCTCCTCCGCGGGATCGCGCTGCTCGGCATCGCGCTCGCCAACTCCGTCTACTTCATCGCCGGCCGCCCGACGGGTCCGCTCGGCCGCCCGTCGGACGGCACCGCGCTCGACCACGTCGCCGACGCGCTCGTGGGCACGCTCGTCGACAACCGCGCGTTCCCGCTGTTCACGATGCTGTTCGCGTACGGGTTCGCGGTGATCCTGCGCCGCCAGGCGGCCGCGGGCGTCGACGGACCGCGCGCGCAGCGGCTGCTCCTCCGCCGCAGCCTGTGGTTGATGGTCTTCGGGGCGCTGCACGTGGTGCTGCTGTTCGAGGGCGACATCCTGCTGTCGTACGGGATCCTCGGGCTCGCCCTCGCGGCCACGTACCGCGCGAGCGACCGCGCGTTCCGCGTGCTCGTGTGGGCGCCCGCGATCGTGTTCCTCGTGGTGGCGGGGGCGGACGGCCTCACGGGCGACGACGGATCCGGATCCCTCCTCGGCGGCGACGGCACCTTCCTCGGCGACCTCGCGAGCCGGGCGGTCGCGCTCACGGCGCTCGTCGTCGCGACGCCCGTGACGGTCGGGGCGCTCGTGCCGCTGGCCGCGATCGGGATCCTGCTCGGCCGCCGCCGGGTGCTCGAGGACCCGGCCGCGCACGTGCCGCTGCTGCGCCGGCTGGCGCTCGTGGGGATGCCCGTCAGCGTGCTCGGCGCCCTCCCGCTCGTGCTCGCGACGGTCGGCGCGATCGACGCGGATCCCGTGGCGCTCTACCTGCTCGGCGTGCTGCACGGCGCGACCGGTGTCGGCGGTGCGCTCGGCCTGCTCGGCCTCGTGGGCTGGGCGGTCGCGGCGCGGGCCCGCCTCGGGGATCCCGCGCCCGGACCTGTGCTCCGCGCGCTCGTCGCCGTGGGCCGCCGCTCGATGACGTGCTACCTGCTCCAGTCGGCGCTGTTCGCGATCCTGCTGGAGCCGTGGTCGCTCGCCCTCGGCGTCGGCGCGGGCACGGCGCGCATCGCGCTGATCGCGATCGGCGTGTGGCTCGTCACGGTCGCGGTGGCCGTGGCGCTCGAGCGCGCCGGCCGGGCGGGTCCCGCCGAGTGGGCCATCCGCCGCCTGGCGTACGGGCGCCCGGCCGCGGGACCCGCGGCGCCCGCGCAGCCGGTCAGCGCGGGATGA
- a CDS encoding ABC transporter ATP-binding protein: MTTAAVEEHVSVRDLEKTYGTTTALRGVTFDIHRGETFALLGPNGAGKSTTIEILEGYRLRSGGSATVLGVDPATGGRAWRARIGMVLQSSSESGAMTVREQVAHFAAMYPRPRDVDATIEAVGLTEKAGTLLRALSGGQRRRVDVALGIIGRPELLFLDEPTTGFDPEARHRFWDLIRELKAEGTTILLTTHYLDEAAQLGDRAAVIAGGRLVAIGRLDEIGGEEARIPRVLWRDDDGSHDERTRTPGAFVSRLSAATPGGEPRDLRIVRPSLEDVYLGLLAEAGAPDPSGADAPAATPAAAASAEEVAA; this comes from the coding sequence ATGACCACAGCAGCCGTCGAGGAGCACGTCAGCGTGCGCGACCTCGAGAAGACCTACGGCACGACCACCGCCCTCCGGGGCGTCACCTTCGACATACACCGCGGCGAGACGTTCGCGCTCCTCGGCCCGAACGGCGCCGGCAAGTCGACGACCATCGAGATCCTCGAGGGGTACCGGCTCCGCTCGGGCGGATCCGCGACCGTGCTCGGCGTGGACCCCGCGACCGGCGGCCGCGCCTGGCGCGCCCGCATCGGCATGGTGCTCCAGTCGAGCTCCGAGAGCGGCGCGATGACGGTCCGCGAGCAGGTCGCGCACTTCGCCGCGATGTACCCGCGGCCGCGCGACGTCGACGCGACCATCGAGGCGGTGGGCCTCACCGAGAAGGCCGGCACGCTGCTGCGCGCGCTCTCGGGCGGCCAGCGGCGGCGGGTGGACGTGGCCCTCGGGATCATCGGACGCCCCGAGCTGCTGTTCCTCGACGAGCCGACCACGGGCTTCGACCCCGAGGCCCGGCACCGGTTCTGGGACCTCATCCGCGAGCTCAAGGCGGAGGGCACGACCATCCTCCTCACGACGCACTACCTCGACGAGGCGGCGCAGCTCGGCGACCGGGCCGCGGTGATCGCGGGCGGGCGCCTGGTGGCGATCGGCCGGCTCGACGAGATCGGGGGAGAGGAGGCGCGGATCCCGCGGGTGCTCTGGCGCGACGACGACGGATCCCACGACGAGCGCACCCGGACGCCCGGCGCGTTCGTGTCGCGTCTCTCGGCGGCGACGCCCGGCGGCGAGCCGCGCGACCTGCGCATCGTCCGGCCGAGCCTCGAGGACGTGTACCTCGGGCTGCTCGCGGAGGCGGGCGCCCCGGACCCGTCCGGGGCCGACGCCCCTGCCGCGACCCCCGCCGCCGCGGCCTCCGCCGAGGAGGTGGCGGCATGA
- a CDS encoding ring-cleaving dioxygenase yields MTASTQGLHHVTAIGGDPQRNVDFYVRAMGLRLVKRTVNFDSPGSYHLYYGDTEGRPGSLLTFFPWKGVPAGRVGAGQSTTTAFSVPAGSLGWWAEHLRQVGVASSISSSGSEEERLSLRDPDGLQIDLVASSVDDPRAPWDSADVPAEHAIRGQHSSVLTVRDPAGTASVLTDDLGLRLVDERDGRFRFAAGDGGPGAIVDLVADPGAQQGLTAGGTVHHVAFRVPGRVEQQAWRDELVDRGHQVTQILDRQYFTSIYFREPGGVLFEIATDTPGFDIDEPLLELGRSLRLPPWLEPSRADIEAAVPPLRLPDEEPAPADGSAA; encoded by the coding sequence ATGACCGCCAGCACCCAGGGACTGCATCACGTGACCGCCATCGGCGGCGACCCGCAGCGGAACGTCGACTTCTACGTGCGCGCGATGGGCCTCCGGCTCGTCAAGCGCACCGTGAACTTCGACAGTCCCGGCAGCTACCACCTCTACTACGGCGACACCGAGGGCCGGCCCGGATCCCTCCTCACCTTCTTCCCCTGGAAGGGCGTGCCCGCGGGCCGCGTCGGCGCGGGCCAGTCCACGACGACCGCGTTCTCCGTGCCCGCCGGGAGCCTCGGCTGGTGGGCCGAGCACCTGCGTCAGGTCGGCGTCGCCTCGTCGATCTCGTCGAGCGGATCCGAGGAGGAGCGCCTCTCGCTCCGCGACCCCGACGGGCTGCAGATCGACCTCGTGGCCTCCTCCGTCGACGACCCGCGCGCGCCGTGGGACTCGGCCGACGTCCCCGCCGAGCACGCGATCCGCGGCCAGCATTCCTCGGTGCTCACCGTGCGGGATCCCGCGGGCACGGCGTCCGTCCTCACCGACGACCTCGGGCTCCGGCTCGTGGACGAGCGCGACGGCCGCTTCCGCTTCGCGGCGGGCGACGGCGGGCCCGGCGCGATCGTCGACCTCGTCGCCGACCCGGGCGCGCAGCAGGGCCTCACGGCCGGCGGCACCGTGCACCACGTCGCGTTCCGCGTGCCCGGCCGCGTCGAGCAGCAGGCGTGGCGCGACGAGCTGGTGGATCGCGGGCACCAGGTGACGCAGATCCTCGACCGGCAGTACTTCACCTCCATCTACTTCCGCGAGCCCGGCGGCGTGCTCTTCGAGATCGCGACGGACACCCCCGGCTTCGACATCGACGAGCCGCTGCTCGAGCTCGGCCGCAGCCTCCGCCTCCCGCCGTGGCTCGAGCCCAGCCGCGCCGACATCGAGGCCGCCGTGCCGCCGCTCCGCCTGCCCGACGAGGAGCCCGCCCCGGCCGACGGATCCGCGGCGTGA